The proteins below are encoded in one region of Stenotrophomonas bentonitica:
- a CDS encoding ATP-binding protein codes for MSANRMAAGTLAGVLAVALLPVAFAQPEPRLVRVATDPTQHRLLAADNRAMRDANLISGYAQLVSEQTGMRFQEQPVESTTAALQAICDGRADLMLLLGPLDNAPCTALAASPAYYRGQTLLASRHIHAQPPEFAHLRRVAVIRGSRLSEWLAAYHPHLQVVGLPTLRETLAAVEAGVVDVAMELDVAMRPAVRREFGDSLLLHGGPSSLPGTLHLVVRHRDRPMLDQIHQAMRSISPHEHALLMQRWTKATYLSGPSLQVMSRHFQWELLAMGLTVVLLLGGGGWMYRARQSARRSERQQARFLATMSHEVRNAAQALVTSVDLLHQSALDHGQRQLVNAARSAGVSLRHLLGHALDYERVASGEYLPIPGWQDLRQLARECMAVARPAADAKALTLVLLQHTEPLPRIWIDGDALRQVLSNLLGNAVKFTEVGEVEVTLALQARDDSVQLTLAVRDTGIGIPANQHEAVFKPFSQAHARHSRELGGAGLGLSICRDLVRGMGGQLRLYSAPGEGSCFEVRLPAVVEGGGQGTSAQPLAGRTLLLVEDHALNRTVVARQLEVLGASVIACGDGASALRSQATEPCGIVLLDCVLDDMSGYELAAQLRDLERCHARIPAVLVAVSANDSAGHEERCRSCGMDAVLCKPLEVARLLEVLQLGDAQAVGDLHTTTTLPTESFWDRFLQSLQDELMGLNDALRQQADKRFRHHAHRLSGVLRMLGQSALASIADDLHELDLDDATGWVDAERLLGYLRPAVAELVRAALTSTAADSAATARAPGTP; via the coding sequence GTGAGCGCCAACCGCATGGCCGCCGGCACCCTGGCCGGGGTGCTGGCCGTTGCCCTGTTGCCGGTGGCCTTCGCGCAGCCGGAACCGCGCCTGGTGCGGGTGGCCACCGACCCCACCCAGCACCGGCTGCTGGCCGCCGACAACCGCGCCATGCGCGACGCCAACCTGATCAGTGGCTACGCGCAACTGGTCTCGGAGCAGACCGGCATGCGCTTCCAGGAGCAGCCGGTGGAGTCGACCACCGCCGCATTGCAGGCGATCTGCGATGGACGTGCCGACCTGATGCTGCTGCTGGGCCCGCTGGACAATGCACCCTGCACGGCGCTGGCCGCATCGCCCGCGTACTACCGGGGCCAGACCCTGCTCGCCAGCCGCCACATCCACGCGCAACCACCCGAGTTCGCGCACCTGCGCCGGGTGGCGGTGATACGGGGCAGCCGTCTCTCCGAATGGCTGGCCGCCTACCACCCGCACCTGCAGGTGGTCGGCCTGCCCACCCTGCGCGAAACGCTGGCCGCCGTGGAAGCCGGCGTGGTGGATGTGGCGATGGAGCTGGACGTGGCGATGCGTCCGGCGGTGCGCCGCGAGTTCGGCGACAGCCTGCTGCTGCATGGGGGTCCGTCCAGCCTGCCGGGCACCCTGCACCTGGTGGTGCGGCATCGCGACCGCCCGATGCTCGACCAGATCCACCAGGCGATGCGCTCCATCAGCCCGCATGAGCATGCCCTGCTGATGCAGCGCTGGACCAAGGCGACCTACCTGAGCGGGCCGTCGCTGCAGGTGATGTCCCGGCACTTCCAGTGGGAGCTGCTGGCGATGGGCCTGACCGTGGTGCTGCTGCTGGGCGGCGGCGGGTGGATGTACCGGGCGCGGCAATCGGCACGACGCAGCGAGCGCCAGCAGGCGCGCTTCCTCGCCACCATGAGCCATGAGGTGCGCAATGCCGCGCAGGCCCTGGTGACCTCGGTCGACCTGCTGCACCAGTCGGCGCTGGACCACGGCCAACGCCAGCTGGTCAACGCCGCGCGCTCGGCCGGGGTCAGCCTGCGCCACCTGCTGGGCCATGCACTGGACTACGAGCGCGTGGCCAGTGGCGAGTACCTGCCCATCCCCGGCTGGCAGGACCTGCGCCAGCTGGCCCGCGAGTGCATGGCCGTGGCTCGCCCGGCGGCCGACGCCAAGGCGCTCACTCTGGTGCTGCTGCAGCACACCGAGCCGCTGCCGCGCATCTGGATCGATGGCGATGCGCTGCGCCAGGTGCTCAGCAACCTGCTCGGCAATGCGGTGAAGTTCACCGAGGTGGGTGAAGTGGAAGTCACCCTGGCGCTGCAGGCGCGCGACGACAGCGTGCAGCTGACCCTGGCGGTGCGCGACACTGGCATCGGCATTCCGGCCAACCAGCACGAGGCCGTGTTCAAGCCGTTTTCGCAGGCGCATGCCCGCCACTCACGCGAACTGGGCGGCGCCGGTCTCGGGCTGTCGATCTGCCGGGACCTGGTGCGCGGCATGGGCGGCCAGCTGCGGCTGTACAGCGCGCCGGGCGAAGGCAGCTGCTTCGAGGTGCGGTTGCCGGCGGTGGTCGAAGGCGGCGGCCAGGGCACGAGCGCGCAGCCGCTGGCCGGGCGCACCCTGTTGCTGGTCGAGGACCACGCGCTCAACCGCACCGTGGTAGCCCGCCAGCTCGAAGTGCTGGGCGCCTCGGTGATCGCCTGCGGCGACGGCGCCAGCGCGCTGCGCAGCCAGGCCACCGAACCGTGCGGGATCGTGCTGCTGGACTGCGTGCTGGACGACATGAGTGGCTACGAGCTGGCGGCGCAGCTGCGCGACCTTGAACGCTGCCATGCGCGCATCCCGGCGGTGCTGGTGGCGGTCTCGGCCAACGACTCGGCCGGGCACGAGGAGCGCTGCCGCAGCTGTGGCATGGACGCGGTGCTGTGCAAACCGCTGGAGGTGGCCCGATTGTTGGAGGTGCTGCAGCTGGGCGATGCGCAGGCGGTGGGCGACCTGCACACGACCACGACGCTGCCTACCGAGTCCTTCTGGGACAGGTTCCTGCAGTCGCTGCAGGACGAGCTGATGGGCCTGAACGATGCCCTGCGCCAGCAGGCCGACAAGCGCTTTCGCCACCACGCGCACCGCCTGTCCGGGGTGCTGCGCATGCTCGGGCAGTCGGCTCTGGCGTCCATTGCCGACGACCTGCACGAACTGGACCTGGACGATGCCACCGGCTGGGTCGACGCCGAGCGGCTGCTGGGCTACCTGCGCCCGGCCGTGGCCGAACTGGTGCGTGCCGCGCTTACTTCAACTGCAGCGGATAGCGCTGCCACAGCACGTGCACCAGGAACCCCGTGA
- a CDS encoding response regulator transcription factor, whose protein sequence is MYGPLLPSVVNIALLDDHDVVRQGSYVHLSQDPRFHVVGNHAGTRALVTTLLHHLVDVAIVDYTLAEGDLQGMELLRMLRRRFPRVRVLMFSANVHHVMISNTLAAGAAGVISKGETLDELARAILRVAAGHDHVPVNYRDEHAEHRLSQAEREVLQLCLSGMTVTDIAQQRHRSIKTISTQKHAAFRKLGLRTDRDLFTLRHQLAVW, encoded by the coding sequence GTGTACGGACCCCTGCTACCCAGCGTGGTGAACATCGCCCTGCTCGATGATCACGACGTGGTACGCCAAGGCAGTTACGTCCATCTCTCCCAGGACCCGCGCTTCCACGTGGTCGGCAACCATGCGGGCACGCGTGCCCTGGTCACCACGCTGCTGCATCATCTGGTCGACGTGGCGATAGTCGATTACACGCTGGCCGAAGGCGACCTGCAGGGCATGGAACTGCTGCGCATGCTGCGGCGCCGCTTTCCCCGGGTGCGGGTGCTGATGTTCTCGGCCAACGTGCATCACGTGATGATCTCCAACACGCTGGCGGCCGGTGCGGCGGGCGTGATCTCCAAGGGCGAAACGCTGGATGAGCTGGCCCGGGCGATCCTCCGGGTGGCCGCCGGCCATGACCATGTGCCGGTCAACTACCGCGACGAGCACGCCGAGCACCGGCTCTCCCAGGCGGAGCGCGAAGTGCTGCAGCTGTGCCTGAGCGGCATGACCGTCACCGACATCGCGCAGCAGCGCCACCGCAGCATCAAGACCATCAGCACCCAGAAGCATGCGGCCTTCCGCAAACTCGGCCTGCGCACCGACCGCGACCTGTTCACCCTGCGCCACCAGCTGGCGGTGTGGTGA
- the lolA gene encoding outer membrane lipoprotein chaperone LolA, whose amino-acid sequence MNSTFRRSLVAATLLVASVGSATAWAGARDELNKFTKDLKGLTGDFSQQVIDSKGKVKESTSGTLALSAPRQFRWEYLKPHEQLIVADGKNVWVYEKDLEQATKRAQGAEEQNSPLTALINPKLLDQQYDVSEEAAPRDGLQWLSLSPKRETETSFQYAALGFNAQGLARMEVTDAVNQRTVINFSGWKRNPAFKPGTFTFTPPKGTDVIGN is encoded by the coding sequence ATGAACAGCACCTTCCGCCGCTCCCTCGTCGCCGCCACGCTGCTGGTTGCCAGCGTCGGCTCGGCTACCGCCTGGGCCGGTGCCCGCGATGAACTGAACAAGTTCACCAAGGATCTGAAAGGCCTGACCGGGGACTTCAGCCAGCAGGTGATCGACAGCAAGGGCAAGGTCAAGGAATCCACCAGCGGCACCCTGGCGCTGTCGGCGCCGCGCCAGTTCCGTTGGGAGTACCTCAAGCCGCACGAGCAGCTGATCGTGGCCGACGGCAAGAACGTGTGGGTGTACGAGAAGGACCTGGAGCAGGCGACCAAGCGTGCGCAGGGTGCCGAAGAGCAGAACAGCCCGCTGACCGCGCTGATCAATCCCAAGCTGCTGGACCAGCAGTACGACGTGAGCGAGGAAGCGGCGCCGCGCGATGGCCTGCAATGGCTGTCGCTGAGCCCGAAGCGCGAGACCGAGACCTCGTTCCAGTACGCCGCGCTGGGCTTCAACGCCCAGGGCCTGGCGCGCATGGAAGTGACCGATGCGGTCAACCAGCGCACGGTGATCAACTTCAGCGGCTGGAAGCGCAATCCGGCGTTCAAGCCGGGCACCTTCACCTTCACGCCGCCGAAGGGCACCGACGTCATCGGGAATTGA
- the crcB gene encoding fluoride efflux transporter CrcB — MGGFGTWWQQLGLVMIGGALGSALRFVIGDAMWRQFGSSFPWGTLTANLVGAFAIGYVAVWLQTRGSAAVYWRAFAVVGIIGGLTTFSSMMLEAVLLVRGGKGWVMPTYIGISLVAGFALVWLGGRLAEASVAR, encoded by the coding sequence ATGGGCGGATTCGGAACGTGGTGGCAGCAGCTCGGGCTGGTGATGATCGGCGGGGCGTTGGGCTCCGCGCTGCGTTTCGTGATCGGCGATGCGATGTGGCGGCAGTTCGGCAGCAGCTTTCCGTGGGGCACGCTCACCGCGAACCTGGTGGGTGCGTTCGCGATCGGCTACGTCGCGGTGTGGCTGCAGACCCGGGGCAGTGCGGCGGTGTATTGGCGGGCGTTTGCGGTGGTCGGGATCATCGGTGGGCTGACCACGTTTTCTTCGATGATGCTGGAAGCGGTGCTGCTGGTGCGGGGTGGGAAGGGGTGGGTGATGCCTACCTATATCGGGATCAGTCTGGTGGCTGGATTTGCCCTGGTGTGGTTGGGGGGCCGGTTGGCCGAGGCGTCTGTCGCGCGGTGA
- a CDS encoding DNA translocase FtsK, translating to MAKQVPERSKSADGKAASRRAAAAAPVDNPRKQRLWRDLGLIAIAPALLYLIASLFTYSASDPGWSHTGSVVAPIQNMGGRVGAWVADVLLQLFGYMAFLLPIVLGALAWFAMFGLKRESKGEHDLDPALRLVGLVGFLIAGTGFLHLRLFSGDVGHAGGILGRLVGNSLSAGFGALGANMFVLVLLLASITLATGISWFVVMEKIGRAVLALPPLLSKKKEQANEWQQTRAMREERQEVRKVDAEVRAKREPVKIEPRPEPVLEKSDRAKRETQIPMFRGVNGDGSDLPPLALLDDPKPQPKGYDETTLETLSRQIEFKLKDFRIDAQVVGAYPGPVITRFEIEPAPGIKVSQISSLDKDIARGLSVKSVRVVDVIPGKSVVGLEIPNVTREMIYLSELLRSKEYDKSASPLTLALGKDIAGRPTVADLARMPHLLVAGTTGSGKSVAVNAMVLSLLYKASPKDLRMLMIDPKMLELSVYQGIPHLLAPVVTDMKEAANGLRWCVAEMERRYKLMSAVGVRNLAGFNKKVKDAEDAGQPLMDPLFKPNPELGEAPRPLETLPFIVIFIDEFADMMMIVGKKVEELIARLAQKARAAGIHLILATQRPSVDVITGLIKANIPTRIGFQVSSKIDSRTILDQSGAETLLGHGDMLYLPPGTALPDRVHGAFVSDEEVHRVVEHLKASGPADYISGVLDEVQMMGDGVVVGAGGLPETSAAAGDESDPLYDEAVRIVTETRRASISGVQRRLKIGYNRAARLIEAMENAGVVSPPEHNGDRSVLAPPPPK from the coding sequence GTGGCGAAGCAGGTCCCGGAACGATCCAAGTCTGCCGACGGCAAAGCGGCGTCGCGCCGTGCCGCGGCTGCGGCGCCGGTCGACAACCCGCGCAAACAGCGTCTGTGGCGCGACCTCGGCCTGATCGCGATCGCGCCGGCGCTGCTGTATCTGATCGCCAGTCTGTTCACTTACTCCGCGTCCGACCCGGGCTGGTCGCACACCGGCAGCGTGGTCGCACCGATCCAGAACATGGGCGGCCGGGTAGGCGCCTGGGTGGCCGACGTGCTGCTGCAGCTGTTCGGCTACATGGCCTTCCTGCTGCCGATCGTGCTCGGCGCGCTGGCCTGGTTTGCGATGTTCGGCCTCAAGCGCGAAAGCAAGGGCGAGCATGACCTGGACCCGGCGCTGCGCCTGGTCGGGCTGGTCGGCTTCCTGATCGCCGGTACCGGCTTCCTGCACCTGCGCCTGTTCAGTGGCGATGTCGGCCATGCCGGCGGCATCCTCGGCCGCCTGGTCGGTAATTCGCTCAGTGCCGGTTTCGGCGCGCTGGGCGCGAACATGTTCGTGCTGGTGCTGCTGCTGGCTTCGATCACGCTGGCCACGGGTATTTCGTGGTTCGTGGTGATGGAGAAGATCGGCCGCGCCGTGCTGGCCCTGCCGCCGCTGCTCAGCAAGAAGAAAGAGCAGGCCAACGAATGGCAGCAGACCCGCGCCATGCGCGAGGAGCGCCAGGAAGTGCGCAAGGTCGACGCGGAAGTGCGGGCCAAGCGCGAGCCGGTCAAGATCGAGCCGCGCCCGGAGCCGGTGCTGGAAAAGAGCGACCGCGCCAAGCGCGAGACCCAGATTCCGATGTTCCGTGGCGTCAATGGCGACGGTTCGGACCTGCCGCCGCTGGCGCTGCTGGACGACCCCAAGCCGCAGCCCAAGGGCTACGACGAGACCACGCTGGAAACGCTGTCGCGCCAGATCGAGTTCAAGCTCAAGGACTTCCGCATCGACGCGCAGGTGGTCGGCGCCTATCCGGGCCCGGTGATCACCCGCTTCGAGATCGAGCCGGCGCCGGGCATCAAGGTCAGCCAGATCAGCTCGCTGGACAAGGACATCGCACGCGGCCTGTCGGTGAAGTCGGTGCGCGTGGTCGACGTGATTCCGGGCAAGTCGGTGGTGGGCCTGGAGATCCCCAACGTCACCCGCGAAATGATCTACCTGTCCGAACTGCTGCGCTCCAAGGAGTACGACAAGTCGGCCAGTCCGCTGACCCTGGCGCTGGGCAAGGACATCGCCGGGCGCCCGACCGTGGCCGACCTGGCGCGCATGCCGCACCTGCTGGTGGCCGGTACCACCGGCTCGGGCAAGTCGGTGGCGGTCAACGCGATGGTGCTGAGCCTGCTGTACAAGGCTTCGCCGAAAGACCTGCGGATGCTGATGATCGACCCGAAGATGCTCGAACTGAGCGTCTACCAGGGCATTCCGCACCTGCTGGCGCCGGTGGTCACCGACATGAAGGAGGCCGCCAACGGCCTGCGCTGGTGCGTGGCCGAAATGGAACGCCGCTACAAGCTGATGAGCGCGGTGGGCGTGCGCAACCTGGCCGGGTTCAACAAGAAGGTCAAGGACGCCGAAGACGCTGGCCAGCCGCTGATGGACCCGCTGTTCAAGCCGAACCCGGAACTGGGCGAAGCACCGCGTCCGCTGGAAACGCTGCCCTTCATCGTGATCTTCATCGACGAATTCGCCGACATGATGATGATCGTCGGCAAGAAGGTCGAAGAGCTGATCGCGCGCCTGGCGCAGAAGGCACGTGCGGCCGGCATCCACCTGATCCTGGCCACCCAGCGGCCGTCGGTGGACGTGATCACCGGCCTGATCAAGGCCAACATCCCGACCCGCATCGGCTTCCAGGTGAGCTCCAAGATCGACTCGCGCACCATCCTGGACCAGTCCGGCGCGGAAACGCTGCTCGGCCACGGCGACATGCTCTACCTGCCGCCGGGCACCGCGCTGCCGGACCGTGTTCATGGCGCGTTCGTGTCGGACGAGGAAGTGCACCGCGTGGTCGAACACCTCAAGGCCAGCGGCCCGGCCGACTACATCAGCGGCGTGCTGGACGAAGTGCAGATGATGGGCGATGGCGTGGTGGTGGGGGCGGGCGGTTTGCCCGAGACCAGTGCCGCGGCCGGCGACGAGTCCGACCCGCTGTACGACGAAGCGGTGCGGATCGTGACCGAAACCCGCCGCGCCTCGATCTCCGGCGTGCAGCGCCGGCTCAAGATCGGCTACAACCGCGCCGCGCGCCTGATCGAAGCGATGGAAAACGCCGGCGTGGTCAGCCCACCCGAACACAACGGCGACCGCAGCGTACTGGCCCCACCGCCGCCTAAATAA
- a CDS encoding LysR substrate-binding domain-containing protein, protein MPANATSHRTLFELDLLRAMVMVADCGSFTTAAARLHSTQSTVSQKIRRLEQLAGHPLLVRGNRDVHPTDAGHSLLGIARQMLALNDQMGEALAGATVAVTVRLGVPEDFVNPRTTALLGRFTRRHPQVKLEVTSGLSRDLAAAYDHGELDLVLVKQRRNSRQAMACWAEPMRWVDSARSPCITLDPIPLVTFPPRGLYRDELIAAVEGLGRRWRIGFTSSSLGGIQGAVADGMGISLLPARAVTREHRVLTAKQGLTPIDSIEIAMLHRPTADALVVELASQFARLLDRERR, encoded by the coding sequence ATGCCCGCCAATGCCACGTCGCATCGCACCCTGTTCGAGCTCGACCTGCTGCGCGCGATGGTCATGGTCGCCGACTGTGGCAGCTTCACCACCGCCGCCGCACGCCTGCATTCCACCCAGTCCACGGTCAGCCAGAAGATCCGACGCCTGGAACAGCTGGCCGGCCACCCGCTGCTGGTGCGCGGCAACCGCGACGTACACCCCACCGATGCCGGCCATTCGTTGCTGGGCATCGCCCGCCAGATGCTGGCGCTGAACGACCAGATGGGCGAAGCCTTGGCCGGCGCCACGGTGGCGGTAACGGTGCGACTGGGCGTGCCGGAGGACTTCGTCAACCCGCGCACCACCGCCCTGCTCGGTCGCTTCACCCGCCGCCACCCGCAGGTGAAGCTGGAAGTCACCAGCGGGCTCAGTCGCGACCTTGCTGCGGCGTACGACCACGGCGAACTGGACCTGGTGCTGGTCAAGCAGCGCCGCAACAGCCGCCAGGCCATGGCGTGCTGGGCCGAACCGATGCGCTGGGTGGACAGTGCGCGCAGCCCCTGCATCACCCTCGATCCGATTCCGCTGGTGACCTTTCCACCGCGCGGGCTGTACCGCGACGAGCTGATCGCGGCGGTGGAAGGCCTGGGCCGGCGCTGGCGGATCGGCTTCACCAGTTCCAGCCTCGGTGGCATCCAGGGTGCGGTGGCCGACGGCATGGGCATCAGCCTGCTGCCGGCGCGCGCAGTGACCCGTGAGCATCGCGTGCTCACTGCGAAGCAGGGACTGACACCGATCGACAGCATCGAGATCGCGATGCTGCACCGCCCCACCGCCGATGCGCTGGTGGTGGAACTGGCGTCACAGTTCGCGCGCCTGCTCGACCGCGAGCGCCGCTGA
- a CDS encoding DUF3857 domain-containing transglutaminase family protein gives MNGMAWKMVGALALVPLQVLAQAAAQAPTPVPAIAPTSAPASNDTQASNNFSFVAYRADYEVRADASNVQTESYDILLKTKAAVEQFSQVRLSYSEKMETLEVLSAYTLTADGQRRDVPADRIYTQESYSSAAAAMYADRKVKVVVFPNLAPGTRVVYQTRRTQNVPYFPGYFSLWETFNVFQQYDDAQVTLTAPASLPMYVQQRGVQGSQAPTVRNGQARWTWKYRRSEPMPVQNWTAQPWEFSPTIMASTYRDWAQVASAYQLKGGEAAKVTPGIQALADEVTRGITDRREQAAALYRWVSQNIRYVAVYLGNGGLEPNPAQSILDNHYGDCKDHVVILEALLAAREIDSTPVLIGAGGGPTLPAIPMLGRFNHAITYVPEFDLYLDSTSAYARFGQLPDADLGAPVLHTRQATVARTPDNDAARNGSGFEVTFEFSPGGDVQGRTVQQPREVSEIGMRGAFARLNAQNRARVEESIMASSGFDGSGTLTLLGDPQDLTRPFNYRYDFHATDYVDFGVVGGMVLPDPPGGESFRDIYTTTSAPDNATPFYCNDSLREETYRLQYPAGVPIVAMPRDLDFHNAAGEYQLQWRREGQAIVARHRLHQRAVRGADALCQPGDYAAFRELYQQVRRGFRGQVVYGDLRTVQSVP, from the coding sequence ATGAACGGCATGGCATGGAAGATGGTCGGCGCACTGGCGTTGGTCCCATTACAGGTCCTGGCGCAGGCCGCCGCCCAGGCGCCCACCCCCGTGCCCGCCATCGCCCCCACCTCCGCCCCGGCGTCCAACGACACCCAGGCCAGCAACAATTTCAGCTTCGTCGCCTACCGCGCCGACTACGAAGTCCGCGCCGACGCCAGCAACGTGCAGACCGAGTCGTACGACATCCTGCTCAAGACCAAGGCGGCGGTGGAGCAGTTCAGCCAGGTGCGGCTGAGCTACAGCGAGAAGATGGAAACGCTGGAGGTGCTCTCGGCCTACACGCTCACCGCCGACGGCCAGCGCCGCGACGTGCCGGCCGACCGCATCTACACCCAGGAAAGCTATTCCAGCGCCGCGGCGGCGATGTACGCCGACCGCAAGGTGAAGGTGGTGGTGTTTCCCAACCTCGCCCCCGGCACGCGGGTGGTCTACCAGACCCGGCGCACCCAGAACGTGCCGTATTTCCCGGGCTACTTCAGCCTGTGGGAAACCTTCAACGTGTTCCAGCAGTACGACGACGCGCAGGTGACGCTGACCGCACCGGCGTCGTTGCCGATGTACGTGCAGCAGCGCGGCGTGCAGGGCAGCCAGGCGCCGACCGTGCGCAACGGCCAGGCCCGCTGGACCTGGAAATACCGCCGCAGCGAACCGATGCCGGTGCAGAACTGGACCGCGCAGCCGTGGGAGTTCAGCCCGACCATCATGGCCAGCACCTACCGCGACTGGGCGCAGGTGGCCAGCGCCTACCAGCTCAAGGGCGGTGAGGCGGCCAAGGTGACCCCGGGCATCCAGGCGCTGGCCGACGAGGTCACCCGTGGCATTACTGATCGTCGCGAGCAGGCCGCCGCGTTGTACCGCTGGGTCTCGCAGAACATCCGCTACGTGGCGGTGTACCTGGGCAACGGCGGGCTGGAGCCGAACCCGGCGCAGAGCATCCTCGACAACCACTACGGCGACTGCAAGGACCACGTGGTGATCCTGGAAGCGCTGCTGGCCGCGCGCGAAATCGACAGCACCCCGGTGCTGATCGGCGCCGGCGGCGGGCCGACCCTGCCGGCGATTCCGATGCTGGGCCGGTTCAACCACGCCATCACCTACGTACCCGAGTTCGACCTGTACCTGGATTCCACCAGCGCGTACGCGCGCTTCGGCCAGCTGCCCGACGCCGACCTGGGCGCACCGGTGCTGCATACCCGCCAGGCCACCGTGGCGCGCACCCCGGACAACGATGCCGCGCGCAACGGTTCCGGCTTCGAGGTGACCTTCGAGTTCTCGCCCGGTGGCGACGTGCAGGGCCGCACCGTGCAGCAGCCGCGCGAAGTGAGCGAGATCGGCATGCGCGGCGCGTTCGCGCGGCTCAACGCGCAGAACCGGGCGCGGGTGGAGGAGTCGATCATGGCCTCGTCCGGCTTCGACGGCAGCGGCACTTTGACCCTGCTGGGCGACCCGCAGGACCTGACCCGTCCGTTCAACTACCGCTACGACTTCCACGCCACCGACTACGTGGACTTCGGCGTGGTCGGCGGCATGGTGCTGCCGGACCCGCCCGGCGGCGAGTCGTTCCGCGACATCTACACCACCACCTCGGCGCCCGACAACGCGACCCCGTTCTACTGCAACGACAGCCTGCGCGAAGAGACCTACCGGCTGCAGTACCCGGCCGGGGTGCCGATCGTGGCGATGCCGCGCGACCTGGACTTCCACAACGCCGCCGGTGAGTACCAGCTGCAGTGGCGTCGCGAAGGGCAGGCCATCGTGGCCCGGCACCGCCTGCACCAGCGGGCGGTGCGTGGCGCGGACGCGCTGTGCCAGCCGGGCGACTATGCTGCGTTCCGCGAGCTGTACCAGCAGGTGCGGCGCGGTTTCCGCGGCCAGGTCGTGTACGGTGACCTCCGCACCGTGCAGTCGGTGCCCTGA
- a CDS encoding replication-associated recombination protein A, which translates to MRPLAERMRPQTLDEMVGQKRLLAPGSALRRAVESGHVHSMILWGPPGCGKTTLSLLLAHYADAEFRAISAVLSGLPEVRVVLAEAAQRFAEGRRTVLFVDEVHRFNKAQQDAFLPHIERGTIVFVGATTENPSFELNSALLSRCRVHVLEAVSPADIVEALERALHDSERGLGSEALQVTPEALLEIATAADGDVRRGLTLLEIAAELAGGEGGRISPEMLVQVLADRTRRFDKGGEQFYDQISALHKSVRSSNPDAALYWLTRMLDGGCDPSYLARRLTRMAIEDIGLADPRAQSMALEAWDIYERLGSPEGELAFAQLVLYLASTAKSNAGYAAFNLAKKEVRETGTQEVPLHLRNAPTKLMKELGYGATYQYDHDADGGIALDQTGFPDAMGERVYYQPVARGLEIKLKEKLDRLRAEREQARARKGQG; encoded by the coding sequence ATGCGCCCGCTTGCCGAGCGGATGCGCCCGCAGACCCTTGATGAAATGGTCGGGCAGAAGCGCCTGCTCGCGCCGGGCAGTGCGCTGCGCCGCGCGGTCGAGTCCGGGCACGTGCACTCGATGATCCTGTGGGGGCCGCCTGGTTGCGGCAAGACCACGCTGTCGCTGCTGCTGGCCCACTACGCCGATGCCGAGTTCCGTGCGATCTCGGCGGTGCTGTCGGGCCTGCCCGAAGTGCGCGTGGTGCTGGCCGAAGCGGCGCAGCGCTTCGCCGAAGGCCGGCGCACGGTGCTGTTCGTCGACGAAGTGCACCGCTTCAACAAGGCCCAGCAGGACGCGTTCCTGCCGCATATCGAGCGCGGCACCATCGTGTTCGTCGGCGCCACCACCGAAAATCCCTCGTTCGAACTGAACTCCGCGCTGCTCTCGCGCTGCCGCGTGCACGTGCTGGAAGCGGTGTCGCCGGCCGACATCGTCGAAGCACTGGAGCGGGCGCTGCACGACAGCGAACGCGGCTTGGGCAGCGAAGCGCTGCAGGTCACGCCCGAGGCGCTGCTGGAAATCGCAACCGCCGCCGATGGCGATGTGCGGCGTGGCCTGACCCTGCTGGAGATCGCGGCCGAACTGGCCGGCGGCGAAGGCGGGCGGATCAGCCCGGAGATGCTGGTCCAGGTGCTGGCCGACCGCACCCGTCGCTTCGACAAGGGCGGCGAGCAGTTCTACGACCAGATCTCGGCCCTGCACAAGTCGGTGCGCAGCTCCAATCCCGACGCGGCGCTGTACTGGCTCACGCGCATGCTGGATGGCGGTTGCGACCCCTCCTATCTGGCCCGGCGGCTGACCCGGATGGCGATCGAGGACATCGGCCTGGCCGATCCGCGCGCGCAGTCGATGGCGCTGGAGGCCTGGGACATCTACGAGCGGCTGGGCAGCCCGGAAGGCGAACTGGCATTCGCGCAGCTGGTGCTTTACCTGGCCAGCACCGCCAAGTCGAACGCCGGCTATGCGGCCTTCAACCTGGCAAAGAAGGAAGTCCGCGAGACCGGCACCCAGGAGGTGCCGCTGCACCTGCGCAATGCGCCGACCAAGCTGATGAAAGAGCTGGGATACGGTGCGACCTACCAGTACGATCACGACGCCGACGGCGGCATCGCGCTGGACCAGACCGGGTTCCCGGATGCCATGGGCGAGCGCGTGTACTACCAGCCGGTGGCGCGCGGGCTGGAAATCAAACTCAAGGAAAAGCTGGACCGCCTGCGCGCCGAGCGCGAGCAGGCCCGGGCACGCAAGGGGCAGGGTTGA